The genomic stretch CGAGGTTGCAATGCGTTGTTGAACCAGCCACTCGCCCACGGCGATTCGTGGCTGGGGGAAGACATTGCGTCTTTTGACTTTGCCGGACGTCAGCAGGTGGAGCGCGGCGGCGGACTCGCCCAGTTCTCCGGTCACATATATAAGGTCTCCGGCCTTGGCGCCCGAGCGCAGCAGAGCCTGTCCGCGTTTCACACTACCGACAACCATGATGTCGACCAACACTCGGTCCAAAGACTGTGCCGTGTCTCCGCCGGCGAGTTCAACTCCGTATGAGCGCGCCAGGCGGAGCAGGCCGGCGACGAATCGATCTACCCACTTCTGATGAAGATTAGTGGGCAACGCTAACGATAGGAAGGTAGCAACCGGTGTGCCTCCCATGGCGGCGATGTCGCTGAGGCCGCGAGCCAAACAGCGATGCCCGATACACTCGGGAGATTGCCAATCCCGCCGAAAGTGAACATTCTCCAGGCTGAAATCGGTTGTAACCAGCGTTTCCCGTCCGGCAGGCAGGCGCAGGATGGCGCAGTCATCCCCAATGCCTAGTGCCACCCTGGAATTCTTGGCCTGGCGGACGTTTCGAAGTCGGTCTAGAAGTTGGCGCTCGCGAAGGGGCATGGATGAACAATAGGCAATAGGCTTCAAAGACCAGCGATTAGCGATTAGTTGGACGATAAGCTTACTGCGAAAGCGTTGGTGCCGCCCTTCACCGACCAGGGGCTCGGATTTTTACCAGTCGCTGCATTGCCAGTTCTTCCAGCCCGCCGGCTAGTCACATTGCCAGCCGTCAGGCCGGTGTTTTCCCTTAACCGCAATAAAACCTTAATCCATATCCTATTGAAAACACACGAAGTTACTTAGGTAACCCCACTTTAGTGTTTGACACCAGAGAAGCTGCTTTGTTAACGTGCCGTAGATTTTAGAAATATCTCTGGCCGCAGGCCCGATGGTTGGTCTGGCACGTTGAGTTCGGGGCAGTGGTAAAGCTCCGCAAACTAAAAGCTCACTATCGTCAAGACAACCGGCAGAGGCGCTTGATCCCCAACCAGGGTGACTCCTCTGAGTAGTTAGAAAAAAGGGCAGCTCGAACAAAATCCGGTCGTTGGAGTGGTAATGCGGAAGCGTTATTACATCATGTTTGTCGCACGGGACGCCGACGGCGAACTCGTGAAGATGCCTATCCCTCTGCATTACCTGTACATGTTCATCGCGGGCGCCATCATCGGCATGCTCACCATCACCGGCATGGCCGGCTCCTACACGCGCATGCTGGTCAAGGTAGCGCGTTTCAACCAGCTTAAGGTTGAAAAGGAAGCCCTCAGCGCGAATTACAACAAGCTCGAGCAGGTAGCCAAAGAAAAGGACGTCCAGGTGGCGTCGCTGGGGTCGCTAGCCAGCGAAGTTTCCGCACTCTACGGCTTGAAGACCGAAACGGAATTTCAGTCGGCTGTCCCGGAAGAGGCAAAGGCACAGCAGGTCAGTTACTCAATCGGTCAGTTAGCGATTCTGAAGAACACAGCGATGTCCGGCGTTGCCGGTGCGGGAATCTCCGCAAGCTACGGCCACGTTGGCACGCTGAACATGAGCGACTGGGAGCGCCTGGCAGCAGCTCCGTCGTTATGGCCGGTAGAAGGAATTGTGACTGGATCTTTTGGCGAACGTATCGATCCATTCAACGGTGAAGGCGCATTCCACACCGGAGTGGACATCTCGACCCCTTTCGGCACGCCCATCATCGCTCCTGCCGACGCAAGAGTTAGAGCGGTAAGTTTCATTAACGGCTATGGTAGAACCGTGATTCTCGATCACGGCCACGGAATCACGACTCTATTCGGACACATGTCCGCTTATGGAACTGCTGAGGGCGCCTTCGTACATCGCGGAGACGTGATCGGCTTTGTCGGATCCAGCGGACGCAGCACCGGCTCACACCTTCACTACGAAGTCCGCATTCAGGACACGCCTGTGAACCCTCACAAATACTTGCGCACAATCTGGGCACGCAGTGGAACCGGCGTGATGACGGGGATGTAGGACGAGAAGCACCCAGCCGTCAGTACTCAGCATTCAGCCTCTTCACCTTCTCCCGTTTTGGAATTCCTAACTTCCCACTGATTCTCGTAACTTTACCGTTCCAGTTCGGGCTTTCTCCCGCGGCATTTCCCACTCAGAACAATTACAACGTCGTGACATCCGGATGACATCTCGTCAGGTCCCTGTGACTATGCTTTTTTCGCCACCCGTCTGATAACAAGACCTAAAAAGGAGAGCCTTATGAAATTGGGCTTGAGAACCTTTACTACGTTGCTTGTTCTCGCGGGGACAATCGCTTTAACGAGCTGCAGCGGCGGAAATGGCGGACACTCGATGCAGCCTGCGCCGGCCACGCCGCAGAGCGCAATGGTCACGGTGAACATCGGCGATGCTCCGAATGACCGCGTGGCGGCGCTTGAACTCACAATCGCCTCGATTTCCCTAACAAACAGTTCAGGAACAACCGTGCCCGTGCTCACATCTCCGATGCACATCGAACTACGTCGCCTCGCCGGCACATTCCGTCCTATCGCGCTTAGCTCGGTTCCAGCCGGGACCTACACCCAGGCGAACCTTCAATTGTCAGCAGCAGAGATTACCGTGTTGGATCCGGCCACGGGACGCTTAGTCGAAAAGAATCTGCCAGTTCCCAGTACGCCCGTGTCGATCAAGTTCGCATCGCCACTCATATTGAGCGCGCAGGTCGCGACCGTGAATCTCGATTTCAACCTTGCTTCCTCAGTATCGATCGATGCAGCTGGAAACATTACTTTCACGCCGATCATTGTTGCGACTACCGGCATGGTGCGTCCTGACAAGGAGAACCAGCACGAGGTCGAGGAGGGTGAGGTAGAGGAAGTAGTTGGTGCTGTGACGAATGTCGCCAGCCCAGCTTTCACAATCATGCTCGGACCCGGACCACAGACGCTTACTTTCACAACGAACAGCTCCACGGAGTTCAAAGGAGTAGGGAGCCTGTCCGCGATCACGAAGGGAACGATCGTCGAGGTGCACGCAGTTACACAATCCGATGGCACGTTGCTCGCGACAAAAGTCGAAGTCGAGATGGAAGATGAGAACGAGCTGGAAGCTGAAGCTGAGGGGCTGGTCGTAAGCACAACCGGCACTCCCGTCACTCAGTTCGCGATTCTAGTTCGCGACCACTCGGGCGACTCAGGCAAGTCCTCCCCGATTGGCACCACGCTCACAGTGAATGTAAACAGCAACACGAAATTCAACATTGACGCCGATGAAGTTGATCTAACCAACCTCAACTTCACGCCTGCCTTCGACGCTAACTCCCTGGCCAAAGGACAAAACGTAGAAGCCGAAATGGGGAGCCACGAGTTCGAAACTGAGGACGAGCATAGCGGCGGCATGGCAATAACCGCCGACAGAGTTCGCCTGAAACAGCAAGCTCTTACTGGCACCGTGTCTGCTCTTGCCCAAAATGGTACTGCCTCAACCTTCACGCTTACCGTAGCTGCAGATTCGGTTTTCGCGATGCTGAGCGGGCAGACCACGGTAACTGTCTTCGTGCAACCATCGACGGAGGTGAGAACAACCCCCGCAAACGGCGCGACGGTTCAGGTTCGCGGCCTGCTGTTCTTCGCAAGCGGCAAGTACAACCTGGTCGCGCATCGGATTGGCCAGCCGTAAAGCGTCGTTTGTGACCAATTACTCAGGGCCACGGCTTACACGTGGCCCTTTTTTTTGAACTTCGAAGCTGAGCTATTGTGCCTGCTCCGCCGCGCGCAACCACACGCCACCGCGATCCGCTCTGAGACGAAGCGTTGGACCACCGCCGTTGACATCGCCACGAATACTGTTGCCGCCGAAGCTTCCGCGCGCGAGCACAGCAAAATCTGTGCGGAAGCTGCTGCGGCGCGTTCGTTCAGCATCCAGCACGAAGGCGGCGCTCTTCGGCAGCGTCAAAGAGATATCGCCACGCGAGACCTGCAGATCGCTGTCGCCCGCCAGGTGCTGCAGCGCGATCTGAGCCGAGCCACGATCCAAGCTCACCCGGATACCTGTGCGGATACTTGAATCTCGAACCTTCACATCGCCGCGATCGGCATGCACGCGTAACTCGCCATCCAGGCGACTGACGTCAACATCGCAACGGTCGCTGCCGATGTCGAGCTTGCCTGCAATCCGCTGCACGGTCACGTGCCCGCGATCTGTCTTCAGCTCGGCATTCACTTGTCGTGGAAGATGGATCGTCAGATTCACCGCACGCCGTCCATTCCACCCGCCCCAGCTGTGGAAAAGATCGTTTGGATACTCAACCCTCACCGACCGGTGATGCTCGTCGCCCTCCACGTGGATCTTAGTTTCCCGCATCCATCGATCACGATCGGCGCCATCGCCCTCGAAGATCTTGTGTGCGTCCACCTGCATTTCGGCCTTCTCCCAACCCTCGATCGAAACGTCTCCGCGCCCGTTCTCGACCAGAACGGACCCGCCGGAAACCAGGGACACCTGCTGATGAAAATCTTCCTCAGTCTGAGCGACTGCGCCGGGCGCGATAGCCAGCGCCAACGCGGCAAACACGAATATCGGAATCTCAGTGCGCAACGAGAACCTGTGCGTCGAGCTTCGCTTCATCTCATCACCTCACAAGGCGAACTAGGCTTGCAGAAGTGTACGCGCGGAGCAACGCACTGGTTCCGCAGTCCGGATTCCTTCTTGAGTTTTTAGAGTTGAGCTAAACGGGCGGGAAAAATTAAAAGGGCTGCGACATTGGTTATGCTCCAGCTACCGGCTCCTGCGAGGGAGTCGACAACGTGGATACATGTACCGTCACAGCCCCTGATGCGATCACTGCTTTCGCAGTTCCAAACCCCGGCTGCACCTCGCAGTGTCCGCCGGTTTTTTCGGGTCTGGTCACCCTGTGAATTGCTTCACCGGGTTGATCACCCAGTCTACTTCGGCTCAGCAACTTGATAGGCACTGAACCTTTCGACCGTCGACGCAAACCAATCTAAAGACCAAGACCGAAAGTGTCAACGCTAATGATTGGTGCACACGCATTTGAAAACATCTGGAAAAGCGAGAACGCAAGCGACTGACGAGCGACAACTTACGGCCGCCATTTTTATTGTGTACTCGTTATTCACATACTTTCCACAAAACTAGACAACAGTTAAATCCCGCAGCACTCAAGGATTTACTTGACCACGAAGCAGAGTTGAAGCATGGTGTGAGTAGAACCAGAGCAGATGTCAGAATTTGTTGCCCACGTTGACGGCGGCTCGCATGGCAGTCCAGGACCATCGGGGATCGGTGTCGTCATCCAGGATCCCCAGGGCGAGAAGATCCGGATCTCGAAGTGGATTGGCCACCAAGACAACAACGTCGCCGAGTACGTCGCCCTCCTCGAGGCCCTGCAGCATGCCCTGAAGCTGAAAGCAAAAGTGCTGCGCGTCTTCTCCGACTCGCAAGTGGTGGTTCGCCAAATGACCGGCGAGTACGCCTGTCGCAGCCCCCGCCTCTACTCCCTCCACTGGACCTGCCGCAAACTAGCCCGCTCCCTCGAGTTCTCCATCTTCCACATCGAACGCGAATACAACATTGAAGCGAACCAGCTAGCCCACCACGCCGTCCGATCTCGCCAGTAAAACGGAACGCCACCGCAGGACGATGTTCGACTGGGATTACTTCCTCTTGCCAACACCGCGCAGGATGAGCCACCCACTTCTTAGAAGTTCTCAACAAGAAGTGAATATCTACTCCCCTGGTGTTTCCACAATGGGAAAGCATGTGCCGTCCAGCGCGCAATACCACCTTGGGGCTCAATCCTGTGACTTGCGTTGTAGGCCCAAAGGGTCTCTAGTCGAATTAGACAATAAGAAATCAGGCCCTCAATCGCCACCCTAAGCACAATCCGGAAGAACCAACCCGCAAGCAGTTTCCCTATAGGGGCTTATTGCCCAACGTGCTCAGAGTTCGAACCCCAGTTTGTGGCAGAGGGCTCGCTCA from Terriglobales bacterium encodes the following:
- the thiL gene encoding thiamine-phosphate kinase, with the protein product MPLRERQLLDRLRNVRQAKNSRVALGIGDDCAILRLPAGRETLVTTDFSLENVHFRRDWQSPECIGHRCLARGLSDIAAMGGTPVATFLSLALPTNLHQKWVDRFVAGLLRLARSYGVELAGGDTAQSLDRVLVDIMVVGSVKRGQALLRSGAKAGDLIYVTGELGESAAALHLLTSGKVKRRNVFPQPRIAVGEWLVQQRIATS
- a CDS encoding M23 family metallopeptidase, producing MRKRYYIMFVARDADGELVKMPIPLHYLYMFIAGAIIGMLTITGMAGSYTRMLVKVARFNQLKVEKEALSANYNKLEQVAKEKDVQVASLGSLASEVSALYGLKTETEFQSAVPEEAKAQQVSYSIGQLAILKNTAMSGVAGAGISASYGHVGTLNMSDWERLAAAPSLWPVEGIVTGSFGERIDPFNGEGAFHTGVDISTPFGTPIIAPADARVRAVSFINGYGRTVILDHGHGITTLFGHMSAYGTAEGAFVHRGDVIGFVGSSGRSTGSHLHYEVRIQDTPVNPHKYLRTIWARSGTGVMTGM
- a CDS encoding DUF5666 domain-containing protein produces the protein MKLGLRTFTTLLVLAGTIALTSCSGGNGGHSMQPAPATPQSAMVTVNIGDAPNDRVAALELTIASISLTNSSGTTVPVLTSPMHIELRRLAGTFRPIALSSVPAGTYTQANLQLSAAEITVLDPATGRLVEKNLPVPSTPVSIKFASPLILSAQVATVNLDFNLASSVSIDAAGNITFTPIIVATTGMVRPDKENQHEVEEGEVEEVVGAVTNVASPAFTIMLGPGPQTLTFTTNSSTEFKGVGSLSAITKGTIVEVHAVTQSDGTLLATKVEVEMEDENELEAEAEGLVVSTTGTPVTQFAILVRDHSGDSGKSSPIGTTLTVNVNSNTKFNIDADEVDLTNLNFTPAFDANSLAKGQNVEAEMGSHEFETEDEHSGGMAITADRVRLKQQALTGTVSALAQNGTASTFTLTVAADSVFAMLSGQTTVTVFVQPSTEVRTTPANGATVQVRGLLFFASGKYNLVAHRIGQP
- a CDS encoding DUF4097 family beta strand repeat-containing protein, translated to MKRSSTHRFSLRTEIPIFVFAALALAIAPGAVAQTEEDFHQQVSLVSGGSVLVENGRGDVSIEGWEKAEMQVDAHKIFEGDGADRDRWMRETKIHVEGDEHHRSVRVEYPNDLFHSWGGWNGRRAVNLTIHLPRQVNAELKTDRGHVTVQRIAGKLDIGSDRCDVDVSRLDGELRVHADRGDVKVRDSSIRTGIRVSLDRGSAQIALQHLAGDSDLQVSRGDISLTLPKSAAFVLDAERTRRSSFRTDFAVLARGSFGGNSIRGDVNGGGPTLRLRADRGGVWLRAAEQAQ
- a CDS encoding ribonuclease HI family protein, whose translation is MSEFVAHVDGGSHGSPGPSGIGVVIQDPQGEKIRISKWIGHQDNNVAEYVALLEALQHALKLKAKVLRVFSDSQVVVRQMTGEYACRSPRLYSLHWTCRKLARSLEFSIFHIEREYNIEANQLAHHAVRSRQ